The DNA segment CAGTGATAAAGGATTTGATTATAAGATATGAATCAATTTCAATACGTGAACCTTAAGCAAAAAAAGCAAACAAGCGGTCCTTCAGCAGCTGTCATTCGTTACGAAGATGAAGGGTCAGCTCCAAAGGTTGTTGCACAAGGAAGAGGAAGAGTCGCCAAGCACATGATGGAGCTT comes from the Alkalihalobacillus sp. FSL W8-0930 genome and includes:
- a CDS encoding EscU/YscU/HrcU family type III secretion system export apparatus switch protein — encoded protein: MNQFQYVNLKQKKQTSGPSAAVIRYEDEGSAPKVVAQGRGRVAKHMMELAKEHNIHLQEDSSLLTSLLDMDLGDNIPPQLYSVMAEILLLIEEMEESY